A stretch of Halococcus sediminicola DNA encodes these proteins:
- a CDS encoding alpha-hydroxy-acid oxidizing protein, whose amino-acid sequence MSEEPSEPYGENRQQNVYASGMLADDSPEHPVRYEELERQAMAAMSDEAAAYVAGGAGTEDTISENRRAFADWRIVPRMLRDVAERDLQVSLFDTEFELPVLLAPLGVLSVVHEEGELAVARAAAELDIPMVLSSASSHTMEAVAEELGDTAKWFQLYWSADPDIASSFVDRAEDAGYDAIVVTLDTPLLGWRERDIEQGYLPFLDGEGVANYFSDPAFRERLDAPPEENEGSAVMEFVDVFGDPSLTWEDLADLRGETDLPLIVKGVLHPDDAEWAVECGADGVIVSNHGGRQVDGAIGALTALPGIVDTVEDTPVLFDSGIRGGADAVKAIALGADAVLLGRPYAYGLALDGEAGVKSVLENFRADLDLTLALAGHTNFDDLDRTVLLDRRPASVNDP is encoded by the coding sequence ATGAGCGAGGAGCCATCGGAACCCTATGGAGAGAACCGCCAGCAGAACGTCTACGCGTCGGGAATGCTCGCCGACGACTCGCCCGAGCACCCGGTTCGTTATGAGGAACTCGAACGCCAAGCGATGGCCGCGATGAGCGACGAGGCGGCGGCCTACGTCGCCGGCGGGGCCGGAACTGAGGACACCATCAGCGAGAACCGCCGCGCGTTCGCCGATTGGCGCATCGTTCCGCGTATGCTCCGTGACGTCGCCGAACGGGACCTCCAAGTGTCCCTCTTCGACACCGAGTTCGAACTCCCCGTTCTTCTCGCGCCGCTCGGCGTGCTTTCGGTCGTCCACGAGGAGGGTGAACTCGCCGTCGCACGCGCCGCCGCGGAACTCGATATTCCGATGGTGCTCAGTTCGGCCTCGTCGCACACGATGGAGGCAGTCGCCGAGGAGTTGGGCGACACTGCGAAGTGGTTTCAGCTCTACTGGTCGGCCGACCCCGATATTGCGAGCAGTTTCGTCGACCGCGCCGAGGACGCCGGCTACGACGCAATCGTCGTCACGCTCGATACGCCCCTCTTGGGATGGCGCGAGCGCGACATCGAACAGGGCTATCTGCCCTTCCTCGACGGTGAGGGCGTGGCGAACTACTTCTCCGACCCGGCCTTCCGCGAGCGCCTCGACGCCCCGCCCGAAGAGAACGAGGGCTCGGCCGTCATGGAGTTCGTCGACGTGTTCGGCGACCCGTCCTTGACGTGGGAAGACCTCGCGGACCTGCGCGGGGAGACCGATCTCCCGCTGATAGTCAAGGGTGTGCTCCACCCGGACGACGCCGAGTGGGCCGTCGAGTGCGGCGCGGATGGCGTCATCGTCTCGAACCACGGCGGCCGGCAGGTGGACGGAGCAATCGGCGCGCTCACCGCGCTCCCGGGCATCGTCGACACCGTCGAGGACACGCCCGTGCTCTTCGACAGCGGAATTCGCGGTGGTGCGGACGCGGTGAAAGCCATCGCGCTCGGGGCCGACGCCGTCCTGCTGGGACGGCCCTACGCTTACGGGCTGGCGCTCGACGGCGAGGCAGGCGTCAAAAGCGTCCTCGAAAACTTCCGTGCCGACCTCGATCTGACACTCGCGCTCGCCGGCCACACGAACTTCGACGACCTCGATAGAACCGTCCTCCTCGACCGCCGACCGGCGAGCGTGAACGATCCCTGA
- a CDS encoding CaiB/BaiF CoA transferase family protein, with product MQLDGVRVLDLTRYLPGPYATQLLADAGAEIVKIEDTSTGDPTRWMSFESDESDGTLFEAVNRGKRSVALDLKSAAGREAFFDLARDADALIEGFRPGVTERLGVDYDSLCEHTPDIVYCSLSGYGGTGPYRTRAGHDLNYAAFSGLLDMTRADEGSKPQIPGVPVGDMAGGLFAAFSLVGALCSRELGNTGGEYLDVAMTDVLISFSQALAPDALGNETPRPGETALTGDLPWYGVYETADGEYVTIAALEPPFWRAFCETVGREDLVDMHTITDDATRAALREELIEIFAARTREEWEQVFENSDATVEPVRTLPEALDHPQTDSRGLVERNLEPARIGFPARSSNHADPASGVPAHGEHTAQVLREAGYTDGDLDELRETGAAAFGE from the coding sequence ATGCAACTCGACGGCGTTCGCGTGCTCGACCTCACACGCTACCTGCCCGGCCCGTACGCCACCCAACTGCTCGCCGACGCCGGTGCGGAGATCGTCAAAATCGAGGACACATCCACTGGGGACCCGACCCGCTGGATGAGTTTCGAGAGCGACGAGAGCGACGGAACGCTGTTCGAGGCGGTCAACCGCGGCAAGCGAAGCGTCGCGCTCGATCTGAAATCCGCGGCGGGGCGCGAAGCGTTCTTCGACCTCGCACGCGACGCCGACGCGCTCATCGAGGGGTTCAGACCGGGCGTCACCGAGCGCCTCGGCGTCGATTACGATTCGCTCTGCGAGCACACCCCTGACATCGTCTACTGCTCGCTGTCGGGCTACGGCGGGACGGGACCGTACCGCACCCGCGCGGGCCACGACCTGAACTACGCCGCCTTCTCGGGGCTGCTCGACATGACCCGTGCTGACGAGGGTTCGAAACCCCAGATACCGGGCGTTCCGGTCGGCGACATGGCCGGCGGTCTCTTCGCGGCCTTCTCGCTCGTGGGCGCGCTCTGCTCGCGCGAACTCGGCAACACCGGCGGGGAGTACCTCGACGTGGCGATGACCGACGTGTTGATCTCCTTTTCGCAGGCACTCGCGCCCGACGCGCTCGGCAATGAGACGCCACGCCCCGGAGAGACGGCCCTGACTGGCGACTTGCCGTGGTACGGCGTCTACGAGACCGCCGACGGCGAGTACGTCACCATCGCGGCGCTCGAACCGCCATTCTGGCGAGCGTTCTGTGAGACCGTCGGGCGCGAGGACCTCGTCGATATGCACACGATCACGGACGACGCGACCCGCGCGGCGCTACGCGAGGAGTTGATCGAGATATTCGCCGCGAGGACCCGCGAGGAGTGGGAGCAGGTATTCGAAAACAGCGACGCGACCGTCGAACCCGTTCGCACCCTTCCGGAGGCGCTCGATCACCCACAGACCGATTCCCGAGGGTTGGTTGAACGGAATTTGGAGCCGGCGCGCATCGGCTTTCCGGCCCGTTCCTCGAACCACGCCGACCCCGCTTCGGGCGTGCCGGCACACGGTGAACACACAGCGCAGGTACTCCGCGAGGCGGGCTACACGGATGGTGACCTCGACGAACTGCGCGAGACGGGGGCTGCGGCCTTCGGCGAGTAA